The following proteins are encoded in a genomic region of Candidatus Moraniibacteriota bacterium:
- a CDS encoding glycoside hydrolase family 1 protein: MIKKLKFPNGFLWGVATSAYQVEGGCTNNDWYEWEKKGKTKGMAGKACDSWNRFAEDHSLAQELGCNAFRLSLEWSKIEPEEGKFSQEAIEHYRQVLQDIKSKGMMRSVTLWHWALPLWLSKKGGWHKKETIDYFVKYCEKVIKELGEEIDIFLTINEPRLPLNRGYFVGDFPPGKRNPILFLLARKNMVAAHKLCYEVVKKEKPNLKVGITQFCNDFNYYGLKPASFITEKVEDFYNWYFYEQIRGYYDFVGINYYFAIEIKLFPPSIRMQTTDKQITEMGWGVFPEGLYEIVMDAWRRYKKPIYIFENGIANAGDDHRSAYIKSHLQKLHEAISEGADVRGYFHWSLIDNFEWNEAYNMKFGLIEVNFETQERKPRKSFYEYAKICKSNEVEIE, translated from the coding sequence ATGATTAAAAAACTAAAATTTCCAAATGGTTTTTTATGGGGAGTGGCGACTTCAGCCTATCAGGTTGAAGGTGGTTGTACGAATAATGATTGGTATGAATGGGAGAAAAAAGGAAAAACAAAAGGCATGGCAGGGAAAGCCTGCGATAGCTGGAATAGATTTGCAGAGGATCATAGTTTAGCGCAAGAACTTGGATGCAATGCTTTCAGATTGTCTTTAGAATGGTCAAAGATTGAACCGGAAGAGGGAAAATTTTCTCAGGAAGCCATTGAACACTATAGGCAAGTTTTGCAAGATATTAAATCCAAAGGCATGATGCGATCCGTTACTCTTTGGCACTGGGCTTTGCCTCTTTGGCTTTCAAAAAAAGGAGGATGGCATAAAAAAGAAACAATTGATTATTTTGTAAAATATTGCGAAAAAGTTATAAAAGAGCTTGGTGAAGAAATAGACATATTTTTGACTATAAATGAACCGAGACTTCCTTTAAACAGGGGATATTTTGTAGGAGATTTTCCCCCAGGAAAGAGAAATCCTATCCTATTTTTATTAGCTAGAAAAAATATGGTCGCTGCCCATAAACTTTGTTACGAAGTCGTAAAAAAAGAAAAGCCAAATCTTAAAGTTGGCATAACGCAATTTTGTAATGATTTTAATTATTATGGTTTAAAACCAGCGAGTTTTATTACGGAAAAAGTGGAAGATTTTTATAATTGGTATTTTTATGAGCAGATCAGGGGGTATTATGATTTTGTAGGAATCAATTATTATTTTGCAATTGAAATAAAATTATTTCCGCCCTCTATACGTATGCAAACCACAGACAAGCAAATAACTGAAATGGGATGGGGAGTTTTTCCTGAAGGATTATATGAAATTGTCATGGATGCCTGGAGACGATATAAAAAGCCTATATATATTTTTGAAAACGGAATTGCAAATGCAGGGGATGATCATCGCAGCGCCTATATTAAAAGTCATCTTCAAAAACTTCACGAAGCCATTTCAGAAGGCGCGGATGTGCGAGGCTATTTTCACTGGTCGCTAATTGACAATTTTGAATGGAATGAGGCGTATAATATGAAGTTCGGTTTGATTGAGGTTAACTTTGAAACACAAGAAAGAAAACCGCGAAAAAGTTTCTATGAATATGCGAAAATATGCAAAAGCAATGAGGTGGAAATAGAGTAA
- a CDS encoding S24 family peptidase has product MRWSVYSALDISAGYSILSVGVGKTEQIIMELLSSKESVVLSVIKKFKARNGYMPTFQEMLDECNKIGLAIKSKGSIFTYLKSLEEKGYLTKSSEKRGLDFIDRMNEFFVDVPVLGSASAGAPTIFAEEYVQGHLKVSKKIVGNKNVFAIQVHGTSMNLSQIDSKKIDDGDFIIVDSEYKDYKNGDKLLVVIDGLATVKKFKKINDEMMALLPESTNNEHRPIYLTPDDTFIINGKVIDVFKSGN; this is encoded by the coding sequence TTGCGTTGGTCAGTCTACTCCGCTCTTGACATTTCTGCTGGTTATTCTATACTTTCAGTAGGAGTTGGAAAAACTGAACAAATTATTATGGAACTACTTTCATCAAAAGAAAGCGTTGTGCTTTCTGTAATCAAAAAATTCAAAGCCAGAAATGGCTACATGCCTACATTTCAGGAAATGCTGGATGAATGCAACAAGATTGGTCTTGCGATAAAAAGCAAGGGCTCGATTTTCACATATTTGAAATCGCTTGAGGAAAAAGGATATCTGACAAAATCTTCCGAAAAGAGAGGGTTAGATTTCATTGATCGAATGAATGAATTTTTCGTGGATGTTCCCGTGCTTGGCTCAGCATCAGCTGGCGCGCCTACTATTTTTGCCGAGGAATATGTGCAGGGGCATCTAAAAGTCTCGAAAAAGATAGTTGGCAATAAAAATGTCTTTGCTATTCAGGTTCATGGTACGAGTATGAATTTATCACAGATAGACAGTAAAAAAATAGATGATGGTGATTTTATCATTGTAGACTCAGAGTATAAAGATTATAAGAATGGGGACAAGTTATTGGTTGTGATTGATGGGCTGGCTACGGTTAAGAAATTCAAAAAAATTAATGATGAAATGATGGCATTGCTTCCGGAATCGACCAACAACGAGCATCGGCCGATTTATTTAACGCCTGATGATACCTTCATCATAAATGGAAAAGTTATCGATGTATTCAAAAGTGGAAATTAA
- a CDS encoding multiubiquitin domain-containing protein, whose protein sequence is MENEKKDKKVTIIVNTRPHEWDKKEEISFEEVVTLAFGSFSEDAAIAYTVIYSRGKDENKEGSLVKGESVKVKDEMIFNATQTNKS, encoded by the coding sequence ATGGAAAACGAAAAGAAGGATAAAAAGGTGACTATAATCGTGAACACACGTCCACACGAATGGGATAAAAAAGAAGAAATTTCGTTCGAGGAGGTGGTTACGCTTGCTTTCGGAAGTTTCTCGGAAGACGCTGCAATCGCGTATACGGTTATTTACTCTCGAGGTAAAGATGAGAATAAGGAAGGCTCCTTGGTAAAGGGAGAGAGCGTAAAGGTTAAGGATGAGATGATATTCAATGCTACGCAAACAAATAAGTCTTAG
- a CDS encoding ThiF family adenylyltransferase translates to MLRKQISLSPDLKKLQDEGYEIEVKSGYLLVHHVPYVNSQKEIAYGTLVSKLELASDKTVNPVGDHVMRFIGEHPCNHDGTVITAIQHASNNEPIVDGLTTNHSFSSKPPSGQYPDYYQKIITYERILSSQAKHIDTSVTAITFKTIEPDDEESVHHYIDTNSTRADIGLISAKLKDVRVAIVGLGGTGSYVLDFISKTEVREIHLFDADDFLQHNAFRSPGAASKEKLDERLKKVDYFHGVYSKMHKKIFSREYHLTDSNLEEISGMDFVFICIDEGKIKKQIAERLIEKKIPFVDTGIGIQSIDGALIGCIRTTMATPEKNDHLGRRIDFSDGGHDAYTQNIQIAELNALNASLAVIKMKKHFGFYYDQEKEYNSSYEISINKIINDETNS, encoded by the coding sequence ATGCTACGCAAACAAATAAGTCTTAGCCCAGACTTAAAAAAACTTCAGGACGAGGGCTACGAAATTGAAGTCAAGAGTGGTTATTTGCTGGTACATCATGTGCCGTATGTGAATTCCCAAAAGGAGATTGCTTACGGCACGCTGGTGTCCAAGTTAGAGCTGGCTTCAGATAAAACGGTCAACCCTGTGGGCGACCATGTTATGAGGTTTATTGGCGAGCATCCATGTAACCATGACGGAACTGTTATTACCGCTATACAACACGCAAGTAACAACGAACCTATTGTTGATGGGTTGACTACAAATCATAGCTTTTCCAGTAAACCTCCATCCGGACAGTATCCTGATTATTATCAAAAAATAATCACCTACGAAAGAATTTTGTCATCACAGGCGAAGCATATTGACACTTCGGTAACCGCAATAACTTTCAAAACTATTGAGCCAGACGATGAAGAATCCGTACATCACTACATCGATACAAATTCTACACGTGCCGACATTGGTTTAATATCAGCGAAACTCAAAGACGTAAGGGTGGCGATTGTCGGTTTGGGCGGAACTGGTTCTTACGTCTTGGATTTTATTTCGAAGACTGAAGTAAGAGAAATCCATTTATTTGATGCCGACGATTTTCTTCAGCATAACGCATTTAGGTCTCCGGGTGCTGCTTCCAAGGAAAAGCTGGATGAAAGACTCAAAAAGGTTGATTATTTTCATGGGGTGTATTCCAAAATGCACAAGAAAATTTTTTCTAGAGAATACCACCTGACAGATTCTAATTTAGAAGAAATATCGGGAATGGATTTCGTATTCATTTGCATTGACGAAGGAAAAATTAAAAAGCAAATAGCTGAGAGATTGATAGAGAAAAAAATACCATTTGTGGATACAGGGATTGGAATTCAATCAATCGACGGCGCTTTAATTGGCTGTATCCGCACTACCATGGCTACTCCTGAAAAAAATGATCACCTTGGACGAAGGATTGATTTCTCTGACGGAGGACATGATGCTTACACACAAAATATCCAAATCGCCGAACTTAACGCGCTTAACGCTTCGTTGGCTGTAATTAAGATGAAAAAGCATTTCGGATTTTACTATGACCAAGAAAAGGAATATAATTCAAGTTATGAAATTAGCATTAATAAAATAATCAACGATGAGACTAACTCCTAA
- a CDS encoding DUF6527 family protein produces the protein MRLTPKFVKNIPENIEDGVIYISMEYATAIHRCYCGCGSEVVTPFSPTDWKLTFDGKTVSLHPSIGNWSFPCQSHYWIINNEIRQADKWTKKQIESCREMDNQSKKKYHKKKRWIWW, from the coding sequence ATGAGACTAACTCCTAAGTTTGTAAAAAACATCCCAGAAAACATCGAGGATGGCGTTATTTATATATCCATGGAATATGCTACGGCAATTCATAGGTGTTATTGTGGTTGTGGAAGTGAGGTAGTGACGCCGTTTTCTCCGACAGACTGGAAATTAACTTTTGATGGTAAAACTGTTTCGTTGCACCCGTCGATAGGTAACTGGAGTTTTCCGTGCCAATCTCATTATTGGATAATTAATAATGAGATAAGGCAAGCTGATAAATGGACAAAAAAACAGATTGAGAGTTGCAGAGAAATGGATAATCAAAGTAAGAAAAAATATCACAAAAAGAAGAGGTGGATTTGGTGGTAA
- a CDS encoding tyrosine-type recombinase/integrase: protein MEKTIKNTTEEFLSWLQVERRFAQSSIISYRSRLKCIVRDIGDIEIGNITAEHIFRLKSILYERENSEVFTGVVMASIKGLLLYSRDLLKIPLQIDPSTITIPKRKKKEVVYLTVDEINRFRNSININTICGLRFRTLLEVLLGTACRISECLNLNRDSISLIEKEARIIGKGGKQRVLYFNDESLYWIDKYLKSRNDKFPALFITTGEKPRRLANQDLSRYFKRQRLLAGISKKVTPHICRHTAATTMAMNNCSAIFIKEILGHSRLQTSIDYYISLADKQKVKQAHQTFLVY, encoded by the coding sequence ATGGAAAAAACAATAAAAAATACCACTGAAGAATTTCTGAGCTGGTTGCAGGTTGAAAGACGATTCGCACAGAGTTCAATAATTTCATACAGGTCACGACTGAAATGCATTGTGCGAGATATTGGGGATATTGAAATAGGAAATATTACCGCTGAACACATTTTCAGATTAAAATCCATCCTTTATGAACGAGAAAATTCTGAGGTGTTCACTGGCGTGGTAATGGCATCCATCAAGGGATTATTGCTCTACTCCAGAGACCTGCTGAAAATTCCTCTTCAGATTGATCCCAGCACGATAACCATCCCAAAACGCAAAAAGAAAGAAGTGGTTTATCTGACAGTCGATGAAATCAACCGATTTAGAAACAGTATCAATATTAACACGATCTGTGGTCTTCGCTTCAGGACGCTGCTTGAGGTGCTTCTGGGGACGGCCTGTCGCATCTCAGAGTGTTTAAATCTCAACAGAGACTCTATTTCACTGATTGAAAAAGAAGCGCGAATAATTGGCAAAGGTGGAAAGCAACGAGTTCTGTATTTTAATGACGAATCGCTTTACTGGATAGACAAATATCTGAAGAGCCGGAACGATAAGTTTCCGGCTCTTTTTATAACCACCGGCGAAAAACCGCGAAGACTGGCGAATCAAGATTTAAGTCGATATTTCAAAAGGCAACGGCTTCTGGCTGGTATTTCTAAAAAGGTCACCCCACACATTTGCCGGCACACGGCCGCAACAACAATGGCGATGAATAACTGCTCAGCTATCTTTATCAAGGAAATCCTCGGCCATAGTCGGCTTCAAACTTCGATTGATTACTATATTTCACTGGCTGACAAGCAAAAGGTGAAACAAGCGCACCAGACATTTCTGGTGTATTAA